One genomic region from Nilaparvata lugens isolate BPH chromosome 3, ASM1435652v1, whole genome shotgun sequence encodes:
- the LOC111055177 gene encoding polypeptide N-acetylgalactosaminyltransferase 11 has product MASTVRYNSFCWGIVFASITWMIILYMYWLLNTDSTHSFQQTTLPFTPSQPRINNEILLPYEDNDAQRQRAKQKYFKNQNYLPKTKYKNSKKLIQQLQPELIKPNIDLPNGLAEIGMVKSLDDLKVRDEGYHQFGFNALAGRNLGMFRQVPDTRHKLCDKEEYPPKMPEASIIICFYNEHFETLLRSVHSILDRTDRALLKEIILVDDFSDLKGSHDDVKDYLDRKNLTSTVKLYLTPEREGLIRARMFGASLATGQVLVFLDSHIEVNRHWLEPLLARIAADRKNVVVPIIDIINADTLEYTSSPIVRGGFNWGLHFKWENVLVGSLNNDADFVKPISSPTMAGGLFAIEKDYFNELGQYDPGMNIWGGENLEISFRIWMCGGTLEIIPCSRVGHLFRKRRPYTSPTGEDTMTRNSLRVAHVWMDEFKERFFKQRPDALNVNYGDVSERQKLRSELKCRSFRWYLDNIYPELLQSTNNPDQTKSNKKPVVIEKQQFQPWQFRKRNYIAKFQIRLGNSSLCVAAEKDYKTKESLLILKSCIRAQSQIWFQTDKNELVLGKLLCLDVTSDGKRPKLSKCHEMGGTQDWKHRDFRKTPVYSHAAGTCLSVSSAKANSDVILELCSNDNTNSQWDLIFNDSNR; this is encoded by the exons ATGGCATCAACTGTAAGATACAACTCTTTCTGCTGGGGAATTGTGTTTGCATCAATAACATGGATGATAATTCTTTACATGTACTGGCTATTAAATACG GATTCTACTCACAGTTTCCAGCAGACGACTTTACCATTCACGCCAAGCCAACCAAGGATTAATAATGAGATCCTGCTTCCTTATGAGGATAACGACGCTCAGAGGCAGAGGGCCAaacagaaatatttcaaaaatcagaattatCTGCCAAAAACTAAGTACAAAAATAGTAAGAAATTAATCCAGCAGCTACAACCAGAACTTATCAAGCCAAACATAGATCTACCCAATG GTCTGGCAGAAATAGGCATGGTGAAGTCACTGGATGATTTAAAAGTAAGAGATGAAGGTTACCATCAATTCGGTTTCAATGCCCTCGCCGGACGTAATCTCGGCATGTTTCGTCAAGTTCctgacacaagacataaatt GTGTGACAAGGAAGAATATCCTCCGAAAATGCCGGAAGCgagtattataatttgtttttataacgAGCACTTCGAAACATTGTTGAGATCTGTGCACAGCATTCTGGATAGAACTGACCGAGCTCTATTGAAGGAAATAATTCTTGTGGATGATTTCAGCGATCTGA AGGGTAGCCACGATGATGTTAAAGATTATCTAGATCGGAAGAATCTGACGAGTACAGTGAAGCTGTACCTGACTCCAGAAAGAGAAGGCCTGATTCGAGCTCGAATGTTCGGAGCGAGCCTCGCCACGGGCCAAGTGCTGGTGTTCCTCGACAGTCACATCGAGGTGAACAGACACTGGTTGGAGCCGCTGCTGGCCAGAATCGCTGCCGACAGGAAGAACGTGGTCGTGCCCATCATCGACATCATAAATGCCGATACTCTGGAGTACACCAGCTCACCCATTGTCAGGGGAGGATTCAACTGGGGTCTGCATTTCAAGTGGGAAAACGTTCTGGTGGGATCGCTTAATAATGACGCTGACTTCGTTAAGCCGATTAG TTCTCCAACGATGGCTGGTGGTCTGTTTGCTATTGAAAAGGATTATTTCAACGAACTTGGTCAATATGATCCGGGTATGAATATTTGGGGAGGTGAAAACCTAGAAATTTCATTCAGA ATATGGATGTGTGGAGGCACTTTGGAAATAATACCTTGTTCAAGAGTTGGACATTTATTTAGAAAACGGAGACCTTATACATCTCCAACTGGCGAAGACACAATGACTAGAAACTCATTAAGAGTGGCTCATGTTTGGATGGATGAATTCAAG GAAAGGTTTTTCAAGCAAAGACCAGATGCTTTGAATGTTAATTACGGAGATGTATCTGAACGTCAAAAACTGAGAAGTGAACTGAAGTGTCGCAGTTTCAGATGGTATCTGGACAATATTTATCCTGAATTATTGCAATCAACGAACAATCCTGATCAAACCAAATCGAACAAAAAACCTGTTGTGATAGAAAAACAGCAATTCCAGCCTTGGCAGTTTAGGAAAAGGAATTATATTGCTAAATTTCAA ATTCGGCTCGGGAATAGCAGCTTATGTGTTGCAGCTGAAAAAGATTACAAGACAAAGGAATCTCTGTTGATTTTGAAGTCTTGCATCAGAGCCCAGAGCCAG ATATGGTTTCAAACGGATAAGAACGAATTGGTTCTGGGAAAACTGCTATGTTTGGATGTAACCAGCGATGGGAAAAGACCGAAATTGTCAAAGTGCCATGAAATGGGTGGAACCCAGGATTGGAAGCATCGAGATTTT AGAAAAACTCCAGTCTACAGTCATGCAGCCGGCACTTGCCTCTCAGTATCCAGCGCAAAAGCTAATAGCGACGTCATCCTTGAACTGTGCAGCAACGACAACACAAATAGCCAGTGGGATCTAATATTCAATGATAGCAATAGGTAG
- the LOC111055171 gene encoding galactose mutarotase: MTNKMEEENEYVIKNMSYGSTGALNGIDEIRRESDGIDGEKIDTVTPEMDANEKPVLKREVIKDGFGTISVTDGETTHETIIHRFTLTNRRGVCVQVITYGATITSIMVPDRKGNFDDIVLGYENIEGYRDASNPYFGATMGRVTGIIEDAAFKVAAEEFDLSLNFIGGHHVNGGFKGFDKAIWNAHIQNNKKLILSYMSKDSEEGFPGDLIVNRSFELTSRNELIIVTTATCTKPTLIDVSTHVDWNLASNLAGAKEIYNHYLMINADRYAQKDTNYMTTGKLKKVTGTVFDLRIPRLLGRLIHKVPGGGYDNYLSLTNSDCKSVSFAARLTHAGSGRYLEVLTDQPGLTIYTGNKLYAKECYTIGHPESFWSFKPILPSDHEVKVPENLDEVENLRNSQQSDFGGDHQDVENKVEKVEERNTVESLENKKSLVEDIKEDIDKEIGDSNEAPTEENDTAEIKEQTPPMKGKMGVIYERHGGIRLVPHSCAAIYLKKGKQDRLILEPGKEYTSTTIFKFGVVSEKKPILTEIV, from the coding sequence atgacaAACAAAATGGAGGAAGAAAATGAGTATGTGATTAAAAACATGTCCTATGGTAGCACTGGTGCTTTGAATGGCATTGACGAGATACGAAGAGAGAGTGATGGAATAGATGGTGAAAAAATAGACACCGTTACACCAGAGATGGATGCAAATGAGAAACCAGTTCTGAAGAGAGAAGTAATTAAAGATGGGTTTGGgacaatttctgtgactgatgGAGAAACAACACATGAAACTATAATCCATCGCTTCACTCTGACCAACCGGCGCGGGGTGTGTGTGCAAGTGATCACATACGGTGCGACCATCACTTCAATCATGGTGCCTGATAGAAAAGGAAACTTCGATGATATTGTGCTCGGTTACGAGAACATTGAAGGATACAGAGATGCCAGCAATCCCTACTTTGGAGCCACAATGGGCAGAGTGACAGGGATAATAGAAGATGCTGCTTTCAAGGTAGCTGCAGAAGAATTCGATTTGTCACTCAACTTCATTGGAGGCCACCACGTCAATGGAGGTTTCAAAGGCTTTGACAAAGCCATATGGAATGCCCACatccaaaataataaaaagttgatTCTCAGCTACATGAGTAAGGATAGCGAAGAAGGATTTCCAGGAGATTTAATCGTGAATCGAAGTTTCGAACTGACATCAAGAAATGAGCTGATCATAGTCACCACAGCGACATGCACTAAGCCCACTTTGATCGATGTGAGTACTCATGTGGATTGGAACTTAGCATCGAATTTAGCAGGCGCTAAAGAAATTTACAATCACTATCTGATGATCAATGCAGACCGTTATGCTCAGAAAGACACAAATTACATGACAACAGGGAAACTGAAAAAAGTCACCGGCACTGTATTTGATTTGCGGATCCCCCGTCTTCTTGGCAGGTTGATACACAAAGTACCCGGTGGCGGATATGATAATTATCTAAGTCTGACCAACAGCGATTGTAAAAGCGTGTCTTTTGCAGCACGACTCACACATGCTGGGTCTGGCAGGTACCTCGAGGTCCTAACTGATCAACCAGGTCTAACAATCTACACCGGCAACAAACTGTACGCTAAAGAATGCTATACTATTGGTCATCCGGAATCTTTCTGGAGCTTCAAACCAATCCTACCCAGTGACCATGAAGTGAAGGTTCCAGAAAATCTAGATGAAGTAGAGAATCTTCGAAACAGTCAACAATCTGATTTTGGAGGTGACCATCAAGATGTAGAGAATAAAGTTGAGAAAGTTGAGGAGAGAAACACAGTTGAATCtctggaaaataaaaaatctctaGTAGAAGACATAAAAGAGGACATTGACAAAGAGATCGGTGATAGCAATGAAGCTCCAACTGAAGAGAACGATACAGCGGAAATTAAAGAGCAGACTCCTCCAATGAAAGGTAAAATGGGTGTCATCTATGAAAGACATGGAGGTATTCGACTTGTACCTCACAGCTGTGCAGCGATATACTTGAAAAAGGGAAAACAAGATAGGCTCATACTAGAACCAGGAAAGGAATACACAAGtacaacaatttttaaatttggcGTTGTGTCTGAGAAAAAACCTATTTTGACTGAAATTGTgtga